The genomic region GCCGGCCGTGCCCGGACGCTGACGGTGGGTCACGAGGCCGGCGACCCAGATGCGACGGCCGGACTCGACGCGCCCCTCCTCCTCGGCCAGTCCCTCCTCCTCCGCTCCCTCGGGCCGGGTGGCGAGCACCTCGCCGACCGAGCGCACGCCCTCGGCGGCCAGCAGCTCACGCAGGTGCTCCATCGGATGACGATCGGGGGTGATGCGGGTGGCCCACTGGTCGGCGAGGGTCTCCTCGACCGCCGAGAGGTCGGGCAGCACCGGCGGCGGCGACCACGCTCCGGTGCCCGGCAGCATGTCGGGTGCGTCGGTGAACCCGGCGTTCCACAGGGCCTGCCGCCGGCTCAGGCCGAAGCCGTCGAACGCCCCCGCCGTGGCCAGCGCCTCCATCTGCGCCGACGACAGACCCGTGCGCCGGGCGACGTCGGCCATGTCGGCGAACGGCCGCTCCGCCCGCGCTCCGGCGATGCGGTGGGCCACCTCGAGGCCGATGCCCCGCACGCTGTCGAGACCGAGCCGCACCGCGAAGTGGCCGTCGCGGCGGTGCACGGGCGTGGGATCGGGACCGTGCGGGTCGAACGGACCGGGCGTCGGCTGCTCACGCTCGGCGCACGGCGCGAGCCCCGTGACGCCGGTGACACCCTCGACCAGCGGCTCCAGGTCGGCCTGCGCCGCGGACCGGGCGATGTCGGGGCGCAGGGTCTCGACCCCGTGCCGCCGCGCGTCGCCCACGAGCGAGGCCGGCGAGTAGAAGCCCATGGGCTGGTTGCGCAGCAGCGCGGCGAGGAAGGCGGCGGGGTGGTGCAGCTTGAGCCAGCTGCTGGCGTACACCAGCAGCGCGAAGCTGAGTGCGTGGCTCTCGGCGAAGCCGAAGTCGGCGAACGACTTGATCATGACGTAGATGGCCTCGGCCTCCTCCCCCACGATCCCCTTCTCGGCCATGCCCTCGAAGAGACGCGCCTCGAGCGACTCGATGCGCTCGATGCCGCGCTTGGACCCCATGGCCCGGCGCAGGAGATCGGCCTCGTCGCCCGTGCAGTCGCCCAGCACCATGGCCATCTGCATGAGCTGCTCCTGGAACAGCGGCACGCCGAGGGTGCGCTGCAGCACGGGCTCGACGGCGGGGTGCGGGTACGTGATGGTCTCGTGCCCCGTGGCCCGGCGGATGTACGGATGCACCGCGCCGCCCTGGATGGGGCCGGGCCGGATCAGGGCGATCTCGATCGCGAGGTCGTAGTACCGCCGCGGGCGCAGGCGCGGGAGCGTGCCGATCTGGGCCCGGCTCTCGACCTGGAACACCCCGACGCTGTCGGCCCGGCAGAGCATGTCGTACACGCCCGCCTCGTCCTTGGGGATCGTGTCGAGGCCCCACGACTCCCCCAGGTGCTGCTCGATCAGCCGGAAGCAGTGGTCGAGGGCGCCGAGCATGCCCAGGCCGAGCAGATCGAACTTGACCAGGCCCATCCACTCGCAGGCGTCCTTGTCCCACTGCAGCACGGTGCGGTCGGCCATGCGCGCCCGCTCGATGGGACACACCTCGCCGATCGGCCGCTCGGTCAGGATCATGCCGCCGGAGTGGATGCCGAGGTGGCGCGGGCGCCCGAGCAGCTCCTGGGCGAGGTCGCGCACCGGGGCGGGCAAGGTGGCGTCGGCGTCGATCTCGCGCCACCGCTCGACCTGCGCCGAGAACGCGTCCTGCTGCCCGGCGGAGTAGCCGAGCGCCTTGGCCGCGTCGCGCACCGCCGACCGGGGCCGATACGTGATGACGTTGGCGACCTGGGCGGCGTTGCGGCGGCCGTAGGTGTCGTAGACCCACTGGATGATCTCCTCGCGCCGGTCGGAGTCGAAGTCGACGTCGATGTCGGGCTCCTCCTCCCGGGTGGCCGCGAGGAACCGCTCGAACGGCAGGTCGAAGAAGATCGAGTCGACCGCCGTGATGCCGAGCGCGTAGCAGAGGGCCGAGTTGGCCGACGAGCCCCGGCCCTGGCACAGGATGCCGCGCCGCTTCGCCTCGGTGACGATGCCGTGGACGATCAGGAAGTAGCCCTCGAAGCCCTTCTCGGCGATCACGGCGAGCTCGCGGTCGATGCGCGCCTTCGCGATCTCGGGGGCGTGGGCGTACCGCGCACGGATGCCCTCGTCGGCGAGCTGGCGCAGGTACTGGCGGTCGGTGAGGCCGTGGGGGGTCACGACCGGGAGCCGTGGGGTGACGGCACGCAGGTCGAAGGCGAGCTCGCCGGCCAGCCGCGCCGACGTGGCGACCGCACCGGGGTACCGGGCGAACCGCGCCGCCATCTCGTCGCCGGAGCGCAGGTACGCCGTTCCCGACGGCGGCAGCCAGCCGTCGATCTCGGCCAGGCTGCGCCGTGCGCGCACGGCCGCCATCGCGGCGGCGAGCCGGCCGCCCCCGGGCGTGGCGTGGTGCACGGCCTGCGTGGCCACGACCGCCAGGCCGTGGCGGTCGGCGAGTGCGGCGAGGAGGTCGTTGCGGGCCGAGTCGTCCGGCAGCCCGTGGTCGGTGAGCTCGACCACCACGCCCTCACGCCCGAAGCGCTCGACGAGCTCCAGGAGGGCCCGCTCGGCCGCAGCCGGGCCACCCGCAGCGAGCTCGGTGCGCACGGCGCCCTTGCGACAGCCCGTCAGGACGACCCAGTGGTCGCGTCCACGCCGGGTGAGGTCGTCGAGGTCGTACGCGGGGCGCCCCTTGTCGTCGCCGCCCAGGTGCGCCTCGGTCATGGCCCCCGCGAGCCGGTGGTACCCCTCGGCGCCCCGGGCCAGCACCAGCAGGTGGGTCCCCTCCGGGTCGGCGACCCCGCTCTGTGGACGCTGCAGGCCGAGCGAGAGCTCGGCGCCGTAGACCGTGCTGAGCCCGTGCAGCTGGGCTGCCTCGGCGAACGCCGGCGCCCCGGCGAAGCCGTCGTGGTCGGTCAGCGCCACCGCCTCGAGGCCGAGTCGCACCGCCTCCTCGACCAGGGCGTCGGGATCGCTGGCTCCGTCAAGGAAGCTGAAGCTGCTGTGCACGTGCAGCTCGGCGTAGGGCACCGTGCTGCCGGACCGCTGGATCGTGCGCTCCGGCGGACGCCGCCGGGGCCGCGACATCGGGGCGTCGCGGATGACGTCTTCGGCGCTGATCGGCTTGCCCGACGCGGTGCGCCCGCTGAGCCGTCGCTCGAGCTCTCCCCACGGCAGGTCGGGGTTGTTCCACCCCATCAGCGCCGGCCCGATGGTTGAGGTGCGAGGGCGCCCAGCGCCGGAGCCTCGAAACCACGTCTGACGGTTCCGATGTCCTTTCGAGGCTCGCTCGTTCCTCGCTCGCACCTCAAGGACCGGCTGGGTGGCGGCTCAGTCATAGCGGGCCTCGGTGAACCAGGTGTCGCCGTCGAGGACCAGCAACCAGGCCCGGCCGTCGACGCCGACGACCTGGAAACGGGCGACGCGGCGAGCGCTCGCCTCGTCCCACCACCGCTCGTCGGCGGGCCAGGGGCCCGCCCAGGCCGCGACCTGCTGCCAGGGCTCGGCCGCGGAGACCCGGAACCGCGACGGGTCGGCCGAGACCGCACCCCGCGCCGTGACGAGGATGCGCTGCCCCTCCGCCCCGGCGACGGCGGCCTGGTTCGGTGAGGCGAAGACCGTGGCCGGCGCCGGGGCCGGGATCTGACCGGGCCACGGCCGCTCGGCCGGGCGCGCGACCGGGACGCGCTCGCCCCACGGCGCCGCGTGCACCTGGTCGCCGGGGCCGCGCCCACCCTGCGGGCGCAGCACCTGCACCGCCTCAGGACCGGCCAACGCCTGCACTCGCGCTGCGCCGGCCTCGACCTTGGCGTCGGGGCCCGAGCCGAACAGCGTGTCGGCGTGCTCGCCCACGCTCGAGGTCTCCTCGGGCACGAAGCGCACCGCGCCGATGCCCTCGCGCCAGGCCGATCGATCGTCACCAGCAGCCGCGAGCTGCCAGCGCAGGCGGTCGAGGAGCGCCGGGGCGTCGAACCAGGCGGGGTGGCGCCACGTGCGGGACTGGACCGTGGTGTCGCCGGAGTCGACCTCGATACGCACCGCCGTGACCACGAGTCCGTGCTGGGCGAGCGTCTCGACACACTGCTCCGCCGTGGTGCGCAGGCTGAACACCGCGGCCTCGGAGGTCTCGAGGGGCGGTTCGAACGCCGTGCCGGTCACGAGCTCGGGCGGTGCCTGGCGACGGGCCACGGGCTGCGGGTCCTCGCCCCGGGCGAGCCGGTGCAGCAGTGCGCCGGTGTCGCCGAAGCGGGTGCGCACGTCACCGGGCGCGAGCCGGGCGAACGCGCCGAGCGTGCGAACCCCCAGGCGACGCAGCAGGTCGGCGAGGGCGACGTCCTCGACGACGTCGATGCCGAGCTCGCCCACGAAGTCGGCCGATCCGCCCGGCGGCACGATCCAGACGTCCTGGGTGAGGGCCCGGCGGGCCGCGTGCTCGGCGGCGAAGACGCCGTCGGCGATGCCGCACCGGACGTCCCACACCCCCAGCTCGACGATCCGCTCGGCCAGGACCGCGGCGGTCTCGCGCTCACCCCCGTAGTAGCGCGGGGGCACCCGCAGCGCGCACAGTCCGGGACGGATCGGGGCGACGCCAGGCGTGAGCTCCTCGAGCGCCTCGAGGACGTCGTCGAAGCGCTGCGCCTCGACCTGGGGAGCACGCTCGACCAGGCGCAGCTCGGGGCACCGCGCCTGGGCGTCGCGTCGACGCATGCCGCGCCGGACCCCGGACGCCCGTGCCGCGGGCG from Aeromicrobium sp. Sec7.5 harbors:
- a CDS encoding error-prone DNA polymerase, with the protein product MGWNNPDLPWGELERRLSGRTASGKPISAEDVIRDAPMSRPRRRPPERTIQRSGSTVPYAELHVHSSFSFLDGASDPDALVEEAVRLGLEAVALTDHDGFAGAPAFAEAAQLHGLSTVYGAELSLGLQRPQSGVADPEGTHLLVLARGAEGYHRLAGAMTEAHLGGDDKGRPAYDLDDLTRRGRDHWVVLTGCRKGAVRTELAAGGPAAAERALLELVERFGREGVVVELTDHGLPDDSARNDLLAALADRHGLAVVATQAVHHATPGGGRLAAAMAAVRARRSLAEIDGWLPPSGTAYLRSGDEMAARFARYPGAVATSARLAGELAFDLRAVTPRLPVVTPHGLTDRQYLRQLADEGIRARYAHAPEIAKARIDRELAVIAEKGFEGYFLIVHGIVTEAKRRGILCQGRGSSANSALCYALGITAVDSIFFDLPFERFLAATREEEPDIDVDFDSDRREEIIQWVYDTYGRRNAAQVANVITYRPRSAVRDAAKALGYSAGQQDAFSAQVERWREIDADATLPAPVRDLAQELLGRPRHLGIHSGGMILTERPIGEVCPIERARMADRTVLQWDKDACEWMGLVKFDLLGLGMLGALDHCFRLIEQHLGESWGLDTIPKDEAGVYDMLCRADSVGVFQVESRAQIGTLPRLRPRRYYDLAIEIALIRPGPIQGGAVHPYIRRATGHETITYPHPAVEPVLQRTLGVPLFQEQLMQMAMVLGDCTGDEADLLRRAMGSKRGIERIESLEARLFEGMAEKGIVGEEAEAIYVMIKSFADFGFAESHALSFALLVYASSWLKLHHPAAFLAALLRNQPMGFYSPASLVGDARRHGVETLRPDIARSAAQADLEPLVEGVTGVTGLAPCAEREQPTPGPFDPHGPDPTPVHRRDGHFAVRLGLDSVRGIGLEVAHRIAGARAERPFADMADVARRTGLSSAQMEALATAGAFDGFGLSRRQALWNAGFTDAPDMLPGTGAWSPPPVLPDLSAVEETLADQWATRITPDRHPMEHLRELLAAEGVRSVGEVLATRPEGAEEEGLAEEEGRVESGRRIWVAGLVTHRQRPGTAGGVTFLNLEDESGMLNVVVFGSVWERHKRIFRSAAGVVIRGRVEVTDERVVNLVAEVVDRIETRYPSAARAGAGPLSARHRSRDFQ
- a CDS encoding DNA polymerase Y family protein; the protein is MRTLVVWCPDWPVVAAGLPATVPAAVLAGGEVLACSPAARASGVRRGMRRRDAQARCPELRLVERAPQVEAQRFDDVLEALEELTPGVAPIRPGLCALRVPPRYYGGERETAAVLAERIVELGVWDVRCGIADGVFAAEHAARRALTQDVWIVPPGGSADFVGELGIDVVEDVALADLLRRLGVRTLGAFARLAPGDVRTRFGDTGALLHRLARGEDPQPVARRQAPPELVTGTAFEPPLETSEAAVFSLRTTAEQCVETLAQHGLVVTAVRIEVDSGDTTVQSRTWRHPAWFDAPALLDRLRWQLAAAGDDRSAWREGIGAVRFVPEETSSVGEHADTLFGSGPDAKVEAGAARVQALAGPEAVQVLRPQGGRGPGDQVHAAPWGERVPVARPAERPWPGQIPAPAPATVFASPNQAAVAGAEGQRILVTARGAVSADPSRFRVSAAEPWQQVAAWAGPWPADERWWDEASARRVARFQVVGVDGRAWLLVLDGDTWFTEARYD